CCAGTTCGATGGTGATGTCCGGGTCGACCCATGCGGCACCGTGGATCGCCGACGCGGCGACACCCGCGACGACGGCTCGTCGCCCCGACCACAGCCACGCGCCGATCGTGCGGTCTCGCAACGTGGGCACGCCTTTGGCGTACACCCCGGGATACAGGCGCTGGTAGTGGTTGCGCAGATCGTTGCGCGTGACGATGCCCTTCGCCAGTGCCTCGCTTCCGATCACCACCTCACCCATGGAGGCATGCTGGCACCCGGTACCGACAAATCACCCGGCCTCACCCCGGAATCCAGTGCGCGACCGCCGCACCCACCTCCCCCGCCCCCGGCACCCGATCACTCGCCCATGCGATGTACCCGTCGGGCCGCACCAGCACCGCGTCGGGAAGACCGCTGAGGTCACCGACCACATGAACCACACCGTCGGCATCGAGCTGACGCGACGAGACCAGAACGAACTTCCCGTCGCGCAGCAGTTCGTAGAGCCGGGACCCACCACACTTCACGTCGGGCATGCGGTGTCCGACCAGTCGATGTTCGTGGCGCGACCTCGGATAGGTGATCCCGATACCGCTGAGCCGCTCGGTGAGCGACCGGCGGACCCCGGGGATGCGCAACACCACCGCGAGCGCGGCGACGCGGGCGCGCCGTCGGGCCGGCGAGCTCAGCACGATCTGGTTGAACGCATCGGTGAACCGCAGAACGCCGGCGCCGACCGGATGGCGTTCCCGCTCATAGCTGTCGAGCAGCCATGCCGGTGCGCGTCCCCGCACGGCCAACGCGAGCTTCCAGCCAAGGTTCAACGCGTCGCCCAGACCGGTGTTCATGCCCTGGCCGCCGAGTGGGGAATGCACATGGGCGGCATCGCCTGCGAGGAAGACCCGGCCGCGGCGGTAGGTCCTGGCCTGTCGGCGTTCACTGAGGAACCGGGAACTCCACCGCATGCCGCTCATGCCGTAGTCCTGTCCGGCGATGCGGCGGAACGCGTCCTTGATCTCGTCGAGCGTCACCGGTTCGGTCAGCGGCGCCTGCTCGCGCAGCCGGTCCCACACGATCGCGCGGAACCAGCCGTCACCGAACGGGATGAACAACGCGACACCCTCGACACCGGTCCGCGCGAACAGCGTCTCCTCGGGCGGCGACGCCAGACGGACGTCGGCGAGCAGGATGTGCGTCTCGTACTGCTTGCCGACGAAGTCGATGCCCGCGAGGGTGCGCACCACGCTGTGGGCGCCGTCGCAACCCACCACGAACGCCCCGCGCACGCTGCTCCTGTCGGCGAGTCGCAGCATCACCCCGTCGGCGTCCTGCTCCATGCCGACCACCTCGGCGCCGCGGCGCACGTCCACCCCGAGCTCATCGGCCCTGGCCTCCAGCAGATGCTCGGTGCCACTTTGCGGAACTATCAGCACCATGCCGAATTCGGTCGGCAGCTCTGAGAGCTTCAACACCACACCGCCCGGTGGCGCGACCTCGCGCACGGGCAGCCCGCGGGCCAACAGATCGCGAGCCAGGCCACGGGCGTCGAGCAGCTCCAATGTGCGCGCATGCACCGCAAATGCCCTGGTGATGTTGGGTGTGCTAGTCCGCTCTTCCAGCAACGTGACGTTCACGCCGCCAAGGGCCAACTCGCAGGCCAGCATGAGGCCGGTGGGTCCGGCACCAACCACAAGGACACCGTCGGTTGCCACGCGAACCGTCCCTTCGCCGCGCAGCGGCTCTGCAGACCGATGGTAGCCAAGGCGCTCCCCTTAGAATGGGTTTAACCAAAAGCCGTAGTTACCCCCATAGCTATAAGGCTGACACCCCGACCCCAACCCGATCGGAGTGCCATGCTCGCCGTTCTTCTTGCCCACGCGATCGCGACCGCGTTGGCGCCGCTGATGGTGGCCAGATGGGGCCGGGCGGCGTTCTTTCCGCTGTCGCTGGTTCCCCTCGGCTCACTGGTATGGGTGGCGCTGAACTGGCCCGGTCCGGATCGCGTCCCGACGGTGAACGTGACGTGGGTGCCCGAGCTGGGGATGGATTTCACGCTGCGCTTCGACGCGCTCGCGGCGATCATGAGCGTGCTGGTGCTCGCCATCGGTGCGCTGGTGCTGTTCTATTGCGCGCACTACTTCCATCACCACGACGGACGCATGGAGAAGCGTCTCCCCAGCTTCGCCGCCGAGTTGGTCGCGTTCTCGGGTTCGATGTTCGGCCTGGTCATCAGCGACAACATGCTGGTGCTCTACATCTTCTGGGAAACGACGACGGTGCTGTCGTTCCTGCTGGTCGGCCACTATGCCGAACGCGCCACCAGCCGGCGCGCCGCCACCCAGGCGTTGTTGGTGACGACGTTCGGCGGCCTGGCCATGCTGACCGGCATCGTGGTGCTGGGCAACCTGGCGGGCACCTTCCTGCTCTCGGAGCTGATCGCCGACCCGCCGACCGGCACCGCGGCCACGATCGGCATCGCGCTGGTGTTGATCGGCGCGCTGTCGAAATCGGCCATCGTGCCCATGCACTTCTGGCTTCCCGGTGCGATGGCGGCGCCGACGCCGGTCAGCGCCTATCTGCACGCGGCGGCCATGGTCAAAGCGGGTGTGTACCTGATCGCG
This region of Mycolicibacterium goodii genomic DNA includes:
- a CDS encoding FAD-dependent monooxygenase produces the protein MATDGVLVVGAGPTGLMLACELALGGVNVTLLEERTSTPNITRAFAVHARTLELLDARGLARDLLARGLPVREVAPPGGVVLKLSELPTEFGMVLIVPQSGTEHLLEARADELGVDVRRGAEVVGMEQDADGVMLRLADRSSVRGAFVVGCDGAHSVVRTLAGIDFVGKQYETHILLADVRLASPPEETLFARTGVEGVALFIPFGDGWFRAIVWDRLREQAPLTEPVTLDEIKDAFRRIAGQDYGMSGMRWSSRFLSERRQARTYRRGRVFLAGDAAHVHSPLGGQGMNTGLGDALNLGWKLALAVRGRAPAWLLDSYERERHPVGAGVLRFTDAFNQIVLSSPARRRARVAALAVVLRIPGVRRSLTERLSGIGITYPRSRHEHRLVGHRMPDVKCGGSRLYELLRDGKFVLVSSRQLDADGVVHVVGDLSGLPDAVLVRPDGYIAWASDRVPGAGEVGAAVAHWIPG